A window of Saccopteryx leptura isolate mSacLep1 chromosome 5, mSacLep1_pri_phased_curated, whole genome shotgun sequence contains these coding sequences:
- the RBBP9 gene encoding serine hydrolase RBBP9: MAFPNKAVIVPGNGGGDVATHGWYGWVKKGLEQIPGFQCLAKNMPDPITARESIWLPFMETELHCDEKTIIIGHSSGAIAAMRYAETHRVYAIVLVSAYTSDLGDENERASGYFNRPWQWEKIKANCPHIVQFGSTDDPFLPWKEQQEVANRLEAKLYKFTDRGHFQNTCFPELINVVKSMLKVPAQTE; the protein is encoded by the exons ATGGCTTTTCCCAACAAGGCAGTAATTGTTCCCGGGAACGGAGGCGGGGATGTGGCCACCCACGGCTGGTATGGCTGGGTGAAGAAGGGGCTAGAGCAG ATACCTGGTTTCCAGTGTTTGGCTAAAAACATGCCTGACCCAA TTACAGCTCGAGAGAGTATCTGGCTGCCGTTCATGGAGACGGAGCTGCACTGTGATGAGAAGACCATCATCATAGGCCACAGTTCCGGGGCCATTGCGGCCATGAG GTATGCAGAAACACATCGAGTATATGCGATTGTATTAGTGTCTGCATACACATCAGACTTGGGGGATGAAAATGAGCGTGCAAGTG GATACTTCAACCGCCCCTGGCAGTGGGAGAAGATCAAAGCCAACTGTCCCCACATTGTGCAGTTTGGCTCCACTGATGATCCTTTCCTCCCCTGGAAGGAACAACAAGAAGTGGCCAATAGGCTGGAAGCCAAATTGTACAAATTCACTGACCGTGGCCACTTTCAGAACACGTGTTTTCCCGAACTGATTAATGTGGTCAAGTCTATGCTGAAAGTACCAGCACAGACAGAATGA